In a single window of the Roseofilum reptotaenium CS-1145 genome:
- a CDS encoding gas vesicle protein GvpG, translated as MILRLLTLPVLGPIEGMLWIGEQVLEHANAELNDKEDLNKQLLTLQLAFDMGDISEEEFEEQEEALLLAIQELEEENNE; from the coding sequence ATGATTTTACGCTTACTGACTCTACCCGTTCTCGGCCCCATTGAAGGGATGCTTTGGATTGGCGAACAAGTCCTAGAACATGCCAATGCCGAGTTAAATGATAAAGAAGATTTGAATAAGCAATTGCTCACCCTCCAGTTGGCATTTGATATGGGTGATATTTCCGAAGAAGAATTTGAGGAACAAGAAGAGGCGCTTTTACTGGCGATTCAGGAACTAGAAGAAGAGAATAATGAATAA
- the gvpF gene encoding gas vesicle protein GvpF, translating to MNDCSAFYLYGIFPSPGPQHLDLLGLDKQPVHAHQVDGFAFLCSEAKQDRYLASRRNLLCHEQVLEEAMQAGYRTVLPLQFGLTVENWQEVQALLIEPYREQLKHLFEKLKGYREVSVKVLWEMEEELQQLLAENEELRAKRDRLEGQPLAMDQVIGIGQALEQALQHRQDGIIAQFQQVLNPLAIEVIENESLTDAMIYNTAYLIPWDDEPKFSQQVEHLDQQFEGRLRIRYNNFTAPFNFAKLED from the coding sequence ATGAATGATTGTTCCGCGTTTTATCTTTATGGTATTTTTCCGTCTCCAGGGCCGCAACACTTAGATTTGCTGGGATTGGACAAACAACCGGTTCATGCTCATCAAGTGGACGGATTTGCCTTTCTTTGCTCGGAAGCCAAGCAAGACCGATATTTAGCCAGTCGTCGGAACCTACTGTGCCACGAACAGGTGTTAGAAGAGGCGATGCAAGCGGGATATCGGACGGTTTTACCTCTGCAATTTGGGTTAACGGTGGAGAATTGGCAAGAGGTGCAAGCACTGCTGATTGAGCCTTATCGAGAACAGTTAAAGCATTTATTTGAGAAGCTTAAGGGCTATCGAGAGGTCAGTGTTAAGGTATTGTGGGAGATGGAGGAAGAGTTACAACAGCTTTTAGCCGAAAATGAGGAGTTAAGAGCAAAACGCGATCGCCTGGAAGGACAACCACTCGCTATGGATCAGGTGATTGGCATTGGTCAAGCATTGGAACAAGCTTTGCAACATCGCCAAGATGGGATTATTGCTCAATTTCAACAGGTTCTGAATCCGTTGGCGATCGAGGTCATTGAAAATGAGTCCCTTACCGATGCCATGATTTATAATACGGCATATCTGATTCCTTGGGATGATGAGCCAAAATTCTCACAGCAAGTTGAGCATTTAGATCAGCAATTTGAAGGCCGTTTGCGAATCCGATATAATAATTTTACCGCTCCATTCAATTTCGCTAAATTAGAGGACTAA
- a CDS encoding L-threonylcarbamoyladenylate synthase: MSQVSLQELITGAKAGQLVSFPTDTVPALATLPHCASLIFEAKNRSFKKPLILMGAVPQDLWRFCQGTPEEELIWQQVAAQHWPGMLTLVLPASSAVPQALNPQNPTSIGLRIPNSAIAKTILAQTGPLATTSANRSGHPALHNLTEIATEFPQVLTLRGDEFNPENSPSGIPSTVARWAGKDWEILRQGAVKL; this comes from the coding sequence ATGAGTCAAGTTTCCCTCCAGGAACTCATTACTGGGGCAAAAGCGGGTCAATTGGTGAGCTTTCCTACAGATACCGTACCTGCTTTAGCCACTTTGCCCCATTGTGCCTCCCTAATTTTTGAGGCCAAAAACCGTAGTTTCAAGAAACCCCTAATCCTGATGGGGGCGGTTCCCCAAGACCTCTGGCGGTTTTGTCAAGGGACTCCTGAAGAGGAGTTGATTTGGCAACAGGTGGCTGCCCAACATTGGCCGGGAATGCTCACCCTAGTCTTACCCGCATCATCGGCCGTTCCTCAAGCACTCAACCCGCAAAATCCGACGAGCATTGGGTTAAGGATACCGAATAGTGCGATCGCCAAAACCATTCTCGCTCAAACCGGCCCCCTAGCCACCACCAGTGCCAACCGTTCTGGCCATCCTGCCCTACACAACCTAACCGAAATTGCCACTGAATTTCCCCAAGTCCTTACCCTTAGGGGGGATGAATTCAACCCAGAGAACTCACCCAGTGGTATTCCCTCCACCGTTGCCCGTTGGGCAGGGAAAGATTGGGAAATTTTACGGCAAGGAGCGGTTAAGCTGTAA
- a CDS encoding sensor histidine kinase: MKRNYSASSSDTDEVQQLKLAYQMATDMAQFKQGFLGRISHELRSPLNGLIGMHQLILNDLCDSPEEEREFIAKAHDSALKLIKLIDEMVMISKTAHGTDVMEIETIPLTEVFQDIYDLTYLQAANRNLQLDIVMPDPEIYVKADLRRLRQVLTSLVDSAIAHMSEGSIHLHADPVPETQQVYLYLEDQRSPDCWQEPIDLLNTPPNPELTWNGSPSPGLTMMANKLLLELMHGSLELLNIPSRESSIQPETSRILCKLPWGSSEPERPIHAITD, encoded by the coding sequence ATGAAACGCAATTATTCTGCCTCCTCATCTGATACGGATGAAGTGCAACAGCTTAAACTGGCTTATCAAATGGCAACTGATATGGCCCAGTTCAAGCAAGGATTTTTAGGCAGAATTTCCCATGAATTGCGATCGCCATTGAATGGCTTGATCGGAATGCATCAACTCATTCTCAACGATCTCTGTGATTCCCCAGAAGAAGAACGGGAATTTATCGCCAAGGCCCATGATTCCGCCCTCAAATTAATTAAGCTCATTGATGAAATGGTGATGATTTCCAAAACTGCGCACGGCACGGATGTCATGGAGATTGAAACCATTCCTTTAACCGAAGTCTTTCAAGATATCTATGATTTAACCTACTTGCAGGCAGCCAATCGAAATTTACAGCTCGATATTGTAATGCCCGATCCCGAAATTTATGTCAAAGCTGATTTACGCCGCCTCAGACAAGTATTAACCAGTTTAGTCGATAGTGCGATCGCCCATATGAGTGAAGGCTCCATTCACCTTCATGCCGATCCTGTTCCCGAAACCCAACAGGTTTATCTCTATCTCGAAGACCAACGCTCCCCCGACTGTTGGCAAGAACCAATTGATTTATTAAATACGCCCCCTAACCCCGAGTTAACTTGGAATGGCTCGCCCTCTCCTGGACTCACCATGATGGCGAATAAACTGCTCTTAGAACTGATGCACGGCAGCTTAGAGTTACTAAACATTCCCTCGAGGGAATCCTCTATCCAGCCCGAAACCAGTCGTATCTTATGTAAATTGCCTTGGGGTAGCTCGGAACCTGAACGTCCAATCCATGCAATTACAGATTAG
- a CDS encoding PAS domain S-box protein → MLTQNGTVDPEGFDFASILKALQALTEIVQFNELLRQLTQIIWQNSGGDRCALILPDEKGMWQIEAIATAENIDLCEIPLKGYMNLPVKLIEYVKNTREILAIDEGETPLAIGDPYLDRQPPQSLLCLPLLHQGQLMGIVYLSHQATSGIFTGDRLLVLNFLCTQAALFLENRQLSQNLERRVQERTEALWQSQQELSDYIENATISLHWVDKNGMIVWANQTELDFLGYSREEYIGQPIANFHADPEVIADILTRLSNNETLVNYEARLRCKDGSLRYVAINSNVLYRDSEFIHTRCFTVDITQRKSIERELQESQQRYATLADILPAGIFLTDPQGHSRYNNPSSCQMLGLTPAEALGEGWSQTLHPDDRDRVFQEWYQAAHNQQMPYHTDCRFLHRDGKVVWLSVQAVEEFDLDGNLTGYIGTLIDVTKRKAAETALHKLVEGTAATTGEDFFPALVRHISTALDVPIALITQFVGEELHSIAFILDGELQPNFTYDLPETPCIELVTEYSYHCSWGITDRFPNNPHRERGVESYLGIALRDRQGQVLGSLCIFDRRPLQEPERAKQILEIFASRTAAEMERQRVETALHNLIAGTAVTKGTDFFPLLVCHLTEALGVSHALMAERVGEEEVTLAYYGDGELIPCKSLSLAGTPCEQVYDNEVYYCELEPCQTCSELARMGAKSYLGVALYDRQGNPMGLLCIFHRQHLTDPTHAEQILRVFAARAATELERKRAENALQNLIAGTAALTGPDFFPALVRYLAEALRASHTFVTEVVEGDRLHFLAAWGDGEYLPNDTVDAEGTTCAIALQEGVYHCDRDVVASFPQNPRLALMGVESYMGIALQDRQGRKIGTLCIFSRQPLFDPERSEQILQVFGARASAELERQRAQTALEQFNQELEQRVKAQTQEIARSEKDLRTIFNHVYDGIFIHDLEGSILDINNRVLELFKATRGQILATKIADLSAPDTPVHNLPELLKQANTGEKLQFEWKHKRFDHSTFDSEVSVRKVTLGNRSAIVTGVRDISDRKQAENALQLSEARARATFSQASIGIAESNMYTGQLIQINDYFCQMLGYSPEELLTMSVVDITHPEDMPESKRLIRGLANGKIKNFVTEKRYVRKDGSILFSLTSVTLVHMPDGKSNTCLAMLQDIGDRKQTEVKLQQTNQELARATRLKDEFLANMSHELRTPLNAILGMTEGLQEGVFEPMNAMQLKALRTIERSGFHLLELINDILDLAKIESGQVDLEYSSVAIEHLCQSSLVFVKQQSQKKGIQLHLKVPPNLPDITVDERRMRQVLINLLNNAVKFTPKGGQIVLEVAPLLLDKTRENYLRFTVTDTGIGISPNNLQKLFQPFIQIDSSLNRQYEGTGLGLALVKQIVELHNGWITVTSEVGVGSCFAIKLPYAISEPRFSPLLKATSELNGSAPVKPVQSAISPLILLAEDNEANIITVSNYLRAKGYRLQVAKNGQAAIDLAQKESPDLILMDIQMPHVDGLTAIERIRQDPDMVQVPIIALTALTMEGDRERCLAAGANLYYSKPIRLKELVLSIQKLL, encoded by the coding sequence ATGCTGACCCAGAACGGGACGGTTGACCCAGAAGGGTTTGATTTTGCCAGTATCCTAAAAGCCTTGCAAGCTCTGACTGAAATTGTTCAATTTAACGAACTCCTGCGTCAACTCACTCAAATCATTTGGCAAAATTCCGGGGGAGATCGCTGCGCCCTTATACTTCCGGACGAGAAGGGAATGTGGCAGATAGAAGCGATCGCAACTGCCGAAAATATTGACCTTTGTGAGATTCCCCTCAAGGGATACATGAACTTGCCCGTCAAGCTGATTGAGTATGTTAAAAACACCCGCGAAATTTTAGCAATCGACGAAGGTGAGACCCCTTTAGCCATTGGCGATCCCTACCTCGATCGCCAACCGCCCCAAAGTCTTCTCTGCTTGCCTTTACTGCATCAGGGACAGTTAATGGGTATTGTGTATCTCAGCCATCAAGCAACGTCAGGCATTTTTACAGGCGATCGCCTTCTCGTTCTCAACTTCCTCTGTACCCAAGCCGCCCTCTTCCTAGAAAATAGGCAACTGTCCCAGAACTTAGAACGACGGGTACAGGAGCGAACTGAAGCACTATGGCAAAGCCAACAAGAACTCTCCGACTATATAGAAAATGCCACCATCTCATTACACTGGGTAGATAAAAATGGGATGATCGTCTGGGCCAATCAAACCGAATTAGATTTCTTGGGATATAGCCGAGAAGAATATATCGGGCAACCCATTGCCAACTTTCACGCCGATCCAGAAGTGATTGCTGATATCCTCACTCGCCTCTCCAATAATGAAACTCTAGTTAACTACGAAGCCCGCTTGCGTTGTAAAGATGGCTCCCTTCGCTACGTGGCCATCAATTCCAATGTCTTGTATCGAGACAGTGAATTCATTCACACCCGCTGCTTTACAGTCGATATTACTCAGCGCAAATCCATCGAACGAGAATTGCAAGAGAGCCAACAACGCTACGCTACCCTTGCCGACATACTACCGGCTGGAATTTTTCTCACCGATCCCCAAGGTCACAGCCGTTACAACAATCCCAGTTCTTGCCAGATGCTGGGTCTAACACCAGCAGAAGCCTTGGGAGAAGGATGGTCTCAAACCTTGCATCCCGATGACCGCGATCGCGTATTCCAAGAATGGTATCAAGCCGCGCACAATCAACAGATGCCCTATCATACCGACTGTCGCTTTCTACATCGCGACGGTAAAGTGGTTTGGTTGAGCGTGCAAGCCGTTGAGGAATTCGACCTTGACGGAAACTTAACCGGGTATATCGGCACTCTGATCGATGTTACCAAACGTAAGGCCGCTGAAACTGCTCTCCACAAGCTGGTGGAAGGCACCGCCGCAACCACAGGTGAAGATTTCTTTCCTGCTCTAGTTCGTCATATTAGTACGGCTCTTGACGTTCCAATTGCCTTGATTACTCAGTTCGTGGGCGAAGAGCTACACAGCATTGCCTTTATACTCGATGGCGAATTGCAACCCAATTTTACCTACGATTTACCCGAAACGCCTTGTATTGAACTGGTGACTGAATACTCCTACCATTGTTCTTGGGGTATTACCGATCGCTTCCCCAACAATCCCCATCGAGAAAGAGGGGTTGAGAGCTATCTGGGAATCGCATTGCGCGATCGCCAAGGGCAGGTGCTGGGCAGTTTGTGCATCTTTGATCGCCGACCTCTACAAGAGCCGGAACGAGCCAAACAGATTCTCGAAATCTTCGCTAGCCGCACCGCCGCAGAAATGGAGCGCCAGCGTGTCGAAACCGCCCTACACAATCTGATTGCCGGGACTGCCGTTACCAAAGGTACAGACTTCTTTCCTCTCCTTGTGTGCCACCTCACCGAAGCCCTAGGCGTATCCCACGCTCTGATGGCCGAGCGAGTGGGCGAGGAAGAAGTCACTCTCGCCTATTACGGCGATGGCGAACTCATTCCCTGTAAATCCTTATCACTTGCGGGGACTCCCTGCGAGCAGGTATACGACAATGAAGTGTATTACTGCGAGCTAGAGCCATGCCAGACCTGTTCAGAACTGGCTAGGATGGGAGCCAAGAGCTATCTGGGGGTAGCACTATACGATCGCCAAGGCAATCCCATGGGGCTGCTGTGCATTTTCCATCGTCAGCATCTCACCGATCCGACTCACGCCGAGCAAATTTTGCGGGTATTTGCTGCCCGCGCCGCCACTGAGCTAGAGCGTAAACGAGCAGAGAACGCCTTACAAAACTTAATTGCTGGAACCGCAGCGTTAACTGGCCCCGACTTTTTCCCCGCCCTCGTCCGTTACCTCGCCGAAGCCCTCAGAGCCTCTCATACCTTTGTGACTGAAGTCGTTGAGGGCGATCGCTTACACTTTTTGGCCGCTTGGGGGGATGGGGAATATCTTCCCAACGATACCGTTGATGCCGAGGGAACGACTTGTGCGATCGCTCTTCAGGAGGGGGTCTACCATTGCGATCGCGATGTGGTGGCTTCCTTCCCGCAAAATCCCAGATTGGCACTCATGGGAGTGGAGAGCTACATGGGTATTGCCCTCCAGGATCGCCAAGGTCGCAAGATTGGCACCCTTTGTATCTTTTCCCGTCAGCCCCTATTTGACCCAGAGCGATCGGAACAAATCCTGCAAGTGTTTGGTGCCCGTGCTTCTGCTGAACTCGAGCGTCAGCGAGCGCAAACCGCCTTAGAGCAATTTAATCAAGAACTGGAACAGCGAGTGAAAGCACAAACCCAAGAAATCGCCCGCTCTGAAAAAGATTTACGCACCATCTTTAACCATGTCTATGATGGCATTTTTATTCACGATTTGGAGGGTAGTATTCTCGATATTAATAATCGGGTATTAGAACTTTTTAAAGCAACGCGGGGGCAAATTTTAGCCACCAAAATTGCCGATTTATCCGCACCCGACACTCCTGTTCACAATCTTCCAGAATTACTCAAACAAGCCAATACCGGCGAAAAGTTGCAATTTGAATGGAAACATAAACGATTCGACCATTCTACTTTTGATTCCGAGGTTTCTGTCCGCAAAGTCACTTTAGGCAACCGCTCGGCAATTGTTACTGGGGTGCGGGATATTAGCGATCGCAAGCAAGCAGAAAATGCCCTTCAACTGAGCGAGGCTCGTGCTAGAGCAACATTTAGCCAAGCCTCTATTGGTATTGCAGAAAGCAATATGTATACAGGGCAATTGATTCAAATTAATGATTATTTTTGTCAGATGTTAGGCTACTCTCCCGAAGAATTGCTTACCATGAGCGTAGTAGATATTACGCATCCTGAAGATATGCCAGAGTCCAAACGCTTAATTCGAGGACTGGCCAACGGAAAAATTAAAAACTTTGTGACTGAAAAGCGATATGTTCGTAAAGATGGCTCGATCTTATTTTCCTTAACGTCCGTAACCCTCGTTCATATGCCAGACGGCAAATCTAACACTTGTTTAGCCATGTTGCAAGATATTGGCGATCGCAAGCAAACAGAAGTGAAGCTGCAACAAACGAATCAAGAACTGGCTCGGGCAACTCGCTTGAAAGACGAGTTTCTGGCCAATATGAGTCACGAATTGCGAACCCCTCTCAATGCCATTTTGGGAATGACCGAGGGACTACAAGAGGGAGTTTTCGAGCCGATGAATGCCATGCAATTGAAAGCGCTCAGGACGATCGAACGGAGTGGGTTCCACTTGCTGGAACTGATCAATGACATTCTTGACTTGGCGAAGATTGAATCGGGGCAAGTCGATCTAGAATACTCCTCTGTTGCCATAGAGCATCTGTGCCAATCGAGTTTGGTTTTTGTCAAGCAACAGTCCCAGAAAAAAGGTATCCAACTCCATTTGAAGGTTCCCCCTAACTTACCCGATATTACTGTTGACGAACGGCGGATGCGTCAGGTCCTGATCAACTTACTCAACAACGCCGTCAAATTCACCCCAAAAGGAGGACAAATCGTTCTCGAAGTCGCCCCCTTGCTCCTAGATAAAACCCGTGAAAACTATCTGCGTTTTACGGTTACAGATACAGGTATCGGCATCTCCCCAAACAATTTGCAAAAATTATTTCAGCCCTTTATCCAGATTGATAGTTCCCTCAATCGACAGTATGAAGGAACGGGCCTTGGTTTGGCTTTGGTCAAACAGATTGTGGAACTCCACAACGGATGGATAACCGTCACGAGTGAGGTTGGAGTGGGCAGTTGTTTTGCCATCAAGCTGCCTTATGCGATTTCTGAACCCAGGTTTTCCCCTTTATTAAAAGCAACCTCTGAGTTGAATGGGAGCGCTCCAGTAAAACCGGTACAATCGGCGATTTCTCCCCTGATCCTTTTAGCAGAAGACAACGAAGCCAATATCATCACGGTGTCCAACTATCTACGAGCCAAAGGGTATCGCCTTCAGGTGGCCAAAAACGGTCAAGCTGCGATTGATCTGGCTCAGAAGGAATCTCCCGATCTGATTCTCATGGACATTCAAATGCCCCATGTGGATGGGTTAACGGCGATCGAGCGTATTCGCCAAGATCCAGATATGGTTCAAGTCCCCATTATCGCACTGACGGCACTCACCATGGAGGGCGATCGAGAGCGCTGTTTGGCCGCAGGGGCAAATCTGTACTACAGCAAGCCAATTAGACTCAAAGAATTAGTTTTATCCATTCAAAAACTGTTGTAA
- a CDS encoding aldo/keto reductase, translating into MYYTLGNTGLKVSRLALGTMTFGEDWGWGTDEANARQLFDAYVEAGGNFIDTANLYTNGNSERMVGKFIKDRGIRDRMVITTKFSYNTEPGNPNTGGNGRKNILRSVEGSLERLETDYIDLYMLHTWDQVTPAEEVMSTLDTLVRSGKVRYVALSDAPAWYMAQAQTLAKERHWEPISTMQLEYSLVERNIEFEYTALAKNLGTSIMVWSPLAGGLLSGKYKPSEQGGEGSGRLATMANSGNPVFDRFTEKNWAIVAELEQVAKQVNRSMPQVALNWVVNRPMVSSVIIGATKLHQLQDNLGALDFEIPIELQQKLDEVSRPEVRSPYTFFESSSQMQTMIHGGVTVGDKSPSYALETLVQGS; encoded by the coding sequence ATGTATTATACACTGGGCAATACGGGGTTAAAAGTTAGCCGTCTGGCTCTGGGAACGATGACCTTTGGCGAAGACTGGGGTTGGGGGACCGATGAAGCGAATGCTCGCCAACTGTTCGATGCCTATGTGGAAGCAGGCGGTAACTTTATTGATACGGCAAATCTCTATACCAATGGCAATAGCGAGCGGATGGTGGGCAAATTCATCAAAGATCGGGGAATCCGCGATCGCATGGTCATCACCACCAAGTTTAGCTACAACACTGAACCGGGCAACCCGAATACGGGGGGCAATGGTCGCAAGAATATCCTCCGGTCTGTGGAAGGTTCCCTCGAGCGCTTAGAAACGGACTACATCGACCTCTACATGCTCCATACCTGGGATCAAGTCACCCCAGCAGAGGAGGTGATGAGTACATTGGATACCCTGGTGCGATCGGGCAAAGTGCGCTATGTTGCCTTGTCGGATGCCCCTGCTTGGTATATGGCACAGGCGCAAACCTTGGCAAAAGAGCGTCATTGGGAACCCATTAGCACCATGCAACTGGAATATTCCTTGGTGGAGCGCAACATTGAGTTTGAGTACACTGCTTTAGCTAAAAATCTCGGGACAAGTATTATGGTTTGGTCGCCTTTAGCGGGTGGCTTGCTTTCCGGTAAATATAAGCCTTCCGAGCAGGGTGGAGAAGGTTCCGGTCGCTTGGCAACAATGGCTAATAGCGGTAATCCAGTTTTTGATCGGTTTACGGAGAAAAATTGGGCGATCGTGGCTGAATTAGAACAGGTTGCCAAACAAGTCAATCGTTCCATGCCTCAGGTAGCCTTGAATTGGGTTGTCAACCGCCCGATGGTCTCATCGGTGATTATTGGTGCCACCAAGCTACACCAACTGCAAGATAATCTCGGGGCGCTGGATTTTGAAATCCCCATCGAGCTACAGCAAAAGTTGGATGAGGTGAGTCGTCCGGAAGTCCGTTCTCCTTACACTTTCTTTGAATCCAGTTCACAGATGCAGACGATGATTCATGGTGGTGTAACTGTAGGAGATAAGTCCCCGTCTTACGCCCTTGAGACTTTAGTTCAAGGGAGTTAG
- a CDS encoding AraC family transcriptional regulator, giving the protein MKKEIRFALSPGWRVLLNDLGVKFTEVLRRAELPLDLYARKDASLSTDEYFRFWRAIEFLLDDPVFPLQMIRNLSSEVFEPPIFAAYCSPNLNTALQRISQFKCLIGPMKLDVKIAKAFTNVQLRFLERGLKVPVSLTGIELGFFVQLARMATREPIVPLEVVAPCELPSLQDYADYFGVVPIQGEKLSISFSADDAVKPFLTENLQMWEFFEPELRKRLSEIRAETSMGERVRDALLEMLPSGQTSVDDLAGRLLISRRTLQRRLGDEGTSFKLILTKVREELARYYITKSELPYTQISLLLGYEDPNSFFRAFHSWTGTTPDRIRSQTSIN; this is encoded by the coding sequence ATGAAAAAAGAGATTCGTTTTGCACTTAGTCCAGGCTGGAGAGTTCTTCTTAACGATCTGGGAGTTAAGTTTACTGAAGTCTTGAGGCGTGCTGAATTACCTTTGGATTTGTATGCCCGAAAAGATGCCAGTCTCAGTACCGATGAATACTTTCGTTTCTGGCGAGCAATAGAATTTCTTTTGGACGATCCAGTGTTTCCCTTGCAGATGATCCGCAACCTCAGTAGCGAAGTGTTTGAACCGCCCATTTTTGCGGCCTATTGCAGTCCCAATCTCAATACGGCTTTGCAACGAATTAGTCAGTTTAAATGTCTAATCGGACCGATGAAGCTGGATGTAAAAATTGCTAAAGCATTCACAAATGTGCAGCTTCGGTTTCTGGAGAGAGGACTGAAAGTTCCGGTCTCTCTGACTGGTATTGAACTCGGCTTTTTTGTGCAATTGGCAAGAATGGCAACTCGGGAACCTATCGTCCCACTAGAAGTTGTTGCCCCCTGTGAATTACCTTCACTGCAAGATTATGCCGATTATTTCGGCGTAGTTCCCATCCAAGGAGAAAAACTATCCATCTCGTTTTCAGCCGACGATGCCGTCAAGCCGTTTCTGACTGAAAATCTACAGATGTGGGAATTTTTTGAACCAGAGTTACGCAAAAGACTCTCTGAAATCCGTGCTGAAACCAGTATGGGAGAACGGGTGCGCGATGCCCTGCTGGAAATGCTACCGAGTGGACAAACTTCTGTTGACGATCTCGCTGGCCGACTCCTGATTAGCCGACGTACCCTGCAACGACGGTTGGGCGACGAAGGCACCAGTTTTAAGCTCATTCTGACTAAGGTTCGTGAGGAACTTGCTCGGTACTACATCACGAAGTCCGAGCTACCTTACACGCAGATTTCGCTTTTATTAGGCTACGAAGATCCCAACTCATTTTTCCGTGCATTCCACTCGTGGACAGGGACGACACCCGATCGCATTCGCTCTCAAACATCGATCAATTGA
- a CDS encoding NAD-dependent epimerase/dehydratase family protein has product MTTIERSAPVMVTGATGYVAGVLVKKLLEEGLTVHAPVRDPNNPEKLHYLNAIAAASPGEIKYFKADLLDEGSYAEAMVGCELVFHTASPFTMDVKDPQKELIDPAKLGTRNVLETANRTPSVKRVVLTSSCVAIYGDNIDLQQTPNGVFTEELWNTTSSLEHNPYYYSKTVAEKEAWKMNQAQSHWDLVVINPSLVIGPGINPYATSESFNLIKQMGDGTFKSGAPKWGLGTVDVRDLAKAHFQAGFTPEAKGRYIISGHNTDMFSMSQTLLDRYGQDYPIPRKPTPKWLLWLIGPMVDKTMSRKVIARNINLPWKADNSKGIRELSISYRPLAESMNDFFQQMIDNGLVRKNA; this is encoded by the coding sequence ATGACAACGATTGAGCGCTCTGCCCCCGTAATGGTAACCGGTGCCACTGGTTATGTTGCTGGAGTGCTAGTTAAAAAACTGCTGGAGGAAGGACTGACCGTTCATGCCCCCGTGCGCGATCCGAACAATCCAGAAAAACTGCACTATCTCAATGCGATCGCCGCAGCCAGCCCTGGTGAAATCAAGTATTTCAAAGCTGACCTTCTCGATGAGGGATCTTACGCAGAAGCAATGGTGGGTTGCGAACTGGTATTTCATACTGCCTCCCCCTTTACAATGGATGTCAAAGACCCCCAGAAAGAACTCATCGATCCTGCCAAACTAGGGACTCGCAACGTGTTGGAGACCGCCAATCGAACTCCCTCTGTCAAGCGGGTTGTTCTCACCAGCAGTTGTGTGGCCATCTACGGCGACAATATAGATCTGCAACAGACTCCTAACGGCGTATTCACTGAGGAACTCTGGAACACCACTTCCTCACTGGAACACAATCCCTATTACTATTCAAAAACGGTTGCCGAAAAAGAAGCCTGGAAAATGAATCAAGCCCAATCCCATTGGGATTTAGTGGTTATTAATCCCAGCCTGGTGATTGGCCCTGGCATTAACCCTTACGCAACCTCAGAAAGTTTCAATTTAATCAAACAAATGGGGGACGGCACCTTCAAATCTGGCGCACCTAAATGGGGCCTTGGTACCGTGGATGTCCGCGATCTAGCTAAGGCTCACTTCCAGGCTGGATTTACTCCAGAGGCTAAGGGCCGATACATTATTTCCGGACATAATACCGATATGTTTAGTATGTCCCAGACGTTGCTCGATCGATATGGGCAAGACTATCCCATTCCACGCAAACCTACGCCCAAATGGTTGTTGTGGCTGATTGGCCCAATGGTGGACAAAACCATGAGCCGCAAAGTGATCGCTCGGAATATCAATTTACCCTGGAAAGCGGATAACAGCAAAGGTATTAGAGAACTCAGCATCAGCTATCGCCCATTGGCAGAGTCGATGAATGATTTTTTCCAGCAAATGATCGACAACGGCTTAGTCAGAAAAAATGCTTAA